From a region of the Pseudanabaena sp. FACHB-2040 genome:
- a CDS encoding CopG family transcriptional regulator, producing MGGKTDLDRVVAYVPAEHKKELEQWAEAEERSISWLVAKLIDKALQERQQQVDSPKVVNLR from the coding sequence ATGGGCGGAAAAACCGATTTAGATAGAGTGGTGGCCTATGTTCCGGCTGAGCACAAGAAGGAACTAGAGCAGTGGGCCGAGGCGGAAGAGCGATCGATCTCGTGGCTGGTCGCAAAGCTGATCGACAAGGCTCTGCAAGAACGGCAGCAACAGGTCGACTCTCCAAAGGTGGTTAATTTGCGCTAG
- a CDS encoding GMC family oxidoreductase, with amino-acid sequence MAGTSYDIIIIGTGAGGGTLAHRLASSGKKILLLERGRFLPVEMANRDAVQVFQRDRYRTSEVWFDRDDEPLHPSTSYYVGGNTKVYGGALFRLREQDFDTVHHDGGLSPEWPLKYQDLEPYYTEAENLYQVHGQQGLDPTEPVRSKPYPFSPIVHEPRIQEIHDGLKGQGLQPFPVPLAIKLHEGDRCLSQCVRCSTCDGFPCMIYGKSDADINCIRPALGRNRLTLITEAKVTCLHTSPSGREVIGVETQVGDQHRVFSAGIVVVACGAVNSAALLLRSANDLHPNGLANSSDQVGRNFMKHQNGVVMSVGWKINPTVFQKTVAINDFYWGEPGFDYPMGHVQLLGKINKDMLSSEAPKFLPGFLLEKVAHHSVDWLAIAEDLPDPQNRVRLKENQIVLDYRPNNTRAFDRLIKRWIAVLKSIDRRDIAFPCSLYFSKRDPLQRVAHQVGTCRFGIDPQTSVLDINCRTHDVDNLYVVDGSFFPSSAAINPALTIMANALRVGDHLLERLK; translated from the coding sequence ATGGCTGGAACCTCCTATGACATTATTATCATTGGTACAGGAGCCGGAGGCGGTACGTTGGCTCACCGACTTGCTTCCAGCGGCAAAAAAATACTGCTTTTGGAGCGAGGGCGCTTCTTGCCAGTAGAAATGGCAAATCGAGACGCCGTTCAAGTTTTTCAAAGAGACCGCTACCGAACTTCAGAAGTATGGTTCGATAGAGACGACGAACCCCTTCACCCCAGCACGAGCTATTACGTTGGTGGCAATACCAAAGTCTACGGGGGAGCTCTGTTTCGGCTGCGAGAGCAAGATTTTGACACAGTTCACCATGACGGCGGCCTCTCTCCAGAATGGCCCTTGAAATATCAAGACTTGGAGCCCTACTACACCGAGGCAGAAAATCTCTACCAGGTTCATGGACAGCAAGGGCTAGATCCGACTGAGCCAGTGCGGAGCAAGCCCTATCCTTTTTCGCCGATTGTCCACGAACCTCGCATCCAAGAGATTCATGACGGCTTAAAAGGGCAAGGCTTACAGCCCTTTCCTGTACCCTTAGCAATTAAGCTGCATGAAGGCGATCGCTGCCTTAGCCAATGTGTTCGGTGCAGTACCTGCGACGGCTTTCCCTGCATGATCTATGGCAAATCAGATGCAGATATAAACTGTATTCGTCCAGCGCTGGGCCGCAACAGACTAACGTTAATTACCGAAGCAAAGGTAACTTGTCTACACACCAGTCCATCCGGGCGAGAGGTTATTGGGGTTGAGACACAAGTTGGCGACCAGCATCGGGTATTCTCAGCAGGCATCGTTGTTGTGGCTTGCGGTGCGGTTAATTCAGCCGCGCTTTTGCTGCGTTCAGCCAACGATCTGCACCCCAACGGGCTAGCCAACAGTTCTGACCAGGTTGGGCGCAACTTCATGAAGCATCAGAATGGAGTGGTCATGAGCGTCGGCTGGAAGATAAACCCAACCGTTTTTCAAAAGACGGTGGCAATTAACGATTTCTACTGGGGTGAACCGGGCTTCGATTACCCGATGGGGCATGTGCAGCTTCTAGGCAAAATTAACAAAGACATGCTTTCTTCAGAAGCACCTAAGTTTTTACCAGGTTTCTTGCTAGAAAAAGTTGCCCATCATTCTGTTGACTGGTTAGCCATAGCCGAAGATCTACCCGATCCTCAAAATCGAGTACGTCTTAAGGAGAATCAGATCGTTCTAGACTACCGTCCCAATAACACTAGAGCCTTTGATCGCCTGATCAAGCGGTGGATTGCTGTCTTGAAGTCGATTGATCGCAGAGACATTGCCTTTCCCTGTTCCCTTTACTTCTCCAAACGCGATCCTCTACAGCGAGTAGCCCATCAGGTTGGAACCTGTCGATTTGGCATTGACCCTCAAACCTCTGTTCTAGACATTAACTGCCGCACCCACGACGTTGACAATCTTTACGTTGTAGATGGCAGTTTCTTTCCCTCCAGTGCAGCCATCAATCCGGCACTGACCATCATGGCAAACGCTCTCCGCGTTGGGGACCACTTGTTAGAGCGTTTGAAGTAG
- a CDS encoding SBBP repeat-containing protein has protein sequence MENQPLLQVYTPGSDLAAGFNLNQLVWGRAGNDTLLGFQPVQGTSVKSQFDILVGDVVLDDPAFRSWSDTFVLGDWTKPYYANGNLDNFNFGLNDYALVVDFNPELDSIQLHGDSGNYQLLDVGLGSAILLQQETGFDTVGFLLGSSSLTLENSYFNFRGSTPSKTTLPKIQQQGTAEFDISGATATDTEGNVYVAGGTTGSLAKSNSSGARDAVISKYDSDGNLLFTKQFGTSNFETIYGIATDPNDNLYVTGITAGDLAAPMQATDSDAFVAKYDSEGNQLWIEQFGQNSIFQSFGLDVDADGNAYLTGIDVKPSIDLATDDFWAAKFDTNGNQQWFTEVNGFDDAFDESYDITVSEDGSLYTTGWTLGDLEAPGANAGVYDAHITKFDNAGEREWIRQFGSSDYDWSSGIDTDSQGNVYAAGWTLGDLEGTNAGSYDVWLSKYDSLGNQQWLQQFGSVDNDQGFDLFIDSSDNLFLTGFTDGSLAGTNAGSFDAWAARYNTEGQQIWRQQFGTSDFDQAYAITGDNAGGLFVTGVTQGSFGDVSAGSFDSWVAKLDAESGTLVDFSGTSQPGKSVSSPSLGASAGSPQLTDEDISYINIFFEDFLASLNIDSYGTGLEAYLGNPYGQPMPPSAAVPEPSSGIGLLLIAAAAWASTKLRPQPRSIRKPTGQLALEFDKAV, from the coding sequence TGACCTGGCCGCAGGTTTTAACCTAAACCAGTTGGTTTGGGGGCGTGCTGGGAATGATACCTTGCTGGGCTTTCAGCCCGTTCAAGGCACCTCCGTTAAGTCTCAATTTGACATTCTTGTAGGTGACGTAGTCCTTGATGATCCTGCCTTTCGCTCCTGGAGCGACACCTTTGTTCTGGGGGATTGGACGAAGCCCTACTACGCCAACGGCAACCTCGACAATTTCAACTTTGGCCTCAACGACTACGCTTTAGTCGTTGACTTCAACCCTGAACTAGACTCCATTCAGCTACACGGCGATTCCGGCAACTATCAGCTGCTAGATGTGGGACTGGGCTCGGCAATACTGCTGCAGCAAGAAACTGGGTTTGACACCGTAGGCTTTTTGCTAGGCAGCTCCAGTTTGACTCTAGAAAACAGCTATTTTAACTTCCGAGGCTCTACACCCTCCAAGACAACGCTACCGAAAATTCAGCAGCAGGGAACGGCAGAGTTCGATATTTCTGGAGCGACGGCAACAGATACCGAGGGCAATGTTTATGTTGCCGGAGGAACAACGGGTTCTCTTGCCAAGTCCAACTCCAGCGGGGCACGCGATGCGGTCATCTCCAAGTATGACAGTGATGGCAATTTGCTGTTTACTAAGCAGTTTGGCACTTCAAACTTTGAAACCATTTATGGCATCGCTACCGATCCAAACGACAACCTGTATGTAACCGGAATTACAGCAGGCGACCTAGCAGCCCCAATGCAGGCTACCGATTCCGATGCCTTTGTTGCCAAATATGACAGTGAAGGCAATCAACTGTGGATTGAGCAATTTGGACAAAATTCTATCTTCCAAAGCTTTGGTCTTGATGTCGATGCAGATGGCAATGCTTACCTAACAGGAATCGATGTTAAACCCTCTATTGATCTAGCTACCGATGATTTTTGGGCCGCTAAGTTTGACACTAATGGCAACCAACAATGGTTCACAGAAGTCAATGGCTTTGACGATGCCTTTGATGAGTCGTACGATATCACTGTTAGTGAAGATGGCAGCCTATACACAACCGGATGGACCTTAGGAGATTTAGAAGCCCCTGGTGCCAATGCTGGGGTTTATGATGCCCACATTACTAAGTTTGATAATGCGGGAGAGCGTGAGTGGATTCGACAATTTGGCAGCTCAGATTACGACTGGAGCTCAGGCATTGACACAGACAGCCAGGGCAATGTCTACGCTGCCGGTTGGACCTTGGGTGATCTAGAAGGAACTAATGCCGGGTCTTACGATGTCTGGCTAAGCAAGTACGACAGCCTGGGGAACCAGCAGTGGCTGCAACAGTTTGGATCTGTGGATAATGATCAGGGCTTTGACCTGTTTATTGACTCCAGCGACAACCTTTTCCTAACAGGGTTCACGGATGGATCTTTAGCAGGCACCAATGCCGGGTCATTTGATGCCTGGGCAGCCCGGTACAACACCGAGGGTCAGCAGATCTGGCGGCAGCAGTTTGGCACCTCTGACTTTGATCAGGCTTACGCGATTACTGGTGACAATGCTGGCGGTCTCTTTGTTACAGGAGTAACTCAGGGCTCTTTCGGTGATGTCAGTGCCGGATCGTTTGACTCTTGGGTGGCAAAGCTTGATGCTGAGTCAGGCACCCTGGTTGACTTTAGTGGGACTTCACAGCCAGGCAAAAGTGTTTCGTCGCCCAGTCTTGGGGCCAGCGCTGGGTCCCCACAGCTTACCGATGAAGATATCAGCTATATCAACATTTTCTTCGAAGACTTCTTGGCATCTCTTAACATTGATTCCTACGGTACTGGGCTGGAAGCTTACTTGGGCAACCCTTATGGTCAACCAATGCCTCCTTCAGCCGCTGTGCCCGAGCCTTCCTCGGGGATAGGGCTGTTGTTGATAGCAGCAGCTGCATGGGCAAGTACAAAGCTCAGACCTCAACCGCGATCCATCAGAAAACCAACAGGCCAACTCGCTTTAGAATTTGATAAAGCAGTGTAA